In Strix uralensis isolate ZFMK-TIS-50842 chromosome 18, bStrUra1, whole genome shotgun sequence, one DNA window encodes the following:
- the BHLHE23 gene encoding class E basic helix-loop-helix protein 23: MAELKSLGGEAYLALAPGYGPSAFAYGAVRGGAEGPRGAYPGGGGADFHPGALGKSAESSGEQSGDEEDGFEAGVKGGAAFEREGKLKGGALGKKPKEQRSLRLSINARERRRMHDLNDALDGLRSVIPYAHSPSVRKLSKIATLLLAKNYILMQAQALEEMRRLVAYLNQGQTLSTPLPATLNPFGQSAVYPFGGAALPGCPEKCTAFTGATSALCKHCNDKP; this comes from the coding sequence ATGGCCGAGCTCAAGTCGCTGGGCGGCGAGGCGTACCTGGCGCTGGCCCCGGGCTACGGCCCGTCGGCGTTCGCGTACGGGGCCGTGCGCGGCGGCGCTGAGGGCCCGCGGGGGGCCtacccggggggcggcggggcggacTTCCACCCCGGGGCGCTGGGCAAGTCGGCGGAGAGTAGCGGCGAGCAGAGCGGCGACGAGGAGGACGGCTTCGAGGCCGGGGTGAAGGGCGGCGCGGCCTTCGAGCGAGAGGGCAAGCTGAAGGGGGGAGCCCTGGGCAAGAAGCCCAAGGAGCAGCGCTCGCTGCGCCTCAGCATCAACGCGCGGGAGCGGCGGAGGATGCACGACCTGAACGACGCGCTGGACGGGCTGCGCTCCGTCATCCCCTACGCCCACAGCCCCTCGGTGCGGAAACTCTCCAAAATCGCCACCCTGCTTCTGGCCAAGAACTACATCCTCATGCAGGCGCAGGCCCTGGAGGAGATGCGGCGGCTGGTGGCCTACCTGAACCAGGGCCAGACGCTGAGCACCCCGCTGCCCGCCACCCTCAACCCCTTCGGACAGTCGGCCGTCTACCCCTTCGGCGGCGCGGCCTTGCCCGGCTGCCCCGAGAAATGCACTGCCTTCACAGGAGCCACCTCCGCCCTCTGCAAACATTGTAATGACAAGCCTTGA